From Pelotomaculum schinkii, one genomic window encodes:
- a CDS encoding isochorismate synthase codes for MKYQKTEVKLDNSLSFWKHFDKEERVLFYNPLNNELIIGAKRLKTFGQEENYNNYLYVFSSRTFFDSVKDQKWAEFGNETVAFEYYLVEKKGKQTLYYFEDLVEIENLKIKSNEHFYNISADDYEEWKELFANVYYEISSRKVNKVVISREVKIVCETLVNTESVLKNLLEKNQNSFIFAYFKNGKTFLGATPEILVQKEKDNIISYALAGTILRNDEDDELQKMMLLNDRKNRYEHQIVIDKIADVMKQYIRDVIIDEIKILTLKNLHHLQTRIYGKDNSTLSEWVTRLHPTPALGGNPAYKALEIIKKYEKHERGLYAAPIGIMDENGDGIFVAGIRSALICKNMVFAYTGGGIVDKSECEAEYIETNNKLKTIIESL; via the coding sequence TTGAAATATCAGAAAACAGAAGTTAAGTTAGATAACTCACTTTCGTTCTGGAAGCATTTTGACAAAGAAGAGCGTGTTTTATTTTATAATCCGTTAAATAATGAGCTTATTATTGGAGCTAAACGCTTAAAAACCTTTGGGCAAGAAGAAAACTACAACAACTATTTATATGTATTTTCTTCAAGGACTTTCTTTGACTCAGTTAAAGATCAAAAGTGGGCAGAGTTTGGGAATGAAACGGTTGCTTTTGAATATTATCTTGTTGAAAAAAAAGGCAAGCAGACTCTTTATTACTTTGAAGATTTAGTGGAGATAGAAAATCTGAAAATAAAATCCAATGAACATTTTTACAATATTTCAGCAGATGATTATGAAGAATGGAAGGAACTATTTGCAAATGTATATTATGAAATTTCATCTCGAAAGGTAAATAAAGTTGTTATTTCGAGAGAAGTTAAGATTGTGTGCGAAACTTTGGTGAATACAGAGAGTGTATTAAAAAATCTTTTAGAAAAAAACCAAAACAGTTTTATTTTTGCGTATTTCAAGAACGGTAAAACTTTTCTGGGTGCGACCCCGGAGATCTTGGTTCAAAAGGAAAAGGATAATATTATAAGTTATGCTTTGGCAGGGACAATTTTACGAAATGATGAAGATGATGAGTTGCAAAAGATGATGCTGCTCAATGATAGAAAGAATCGTTATGAGCATCAAATAGTGATTGATAAAATAGCGGATGTGATGAAACAATATATCAGAGACGTTATAATTGATGAAATAAAAATTTTGACACTTAAAAATTTACACCATCTCCAAACACGTATTTATGGTAAGGATAATAGTACATTATCTGAATGGGTAACTCGATTACATCCTACTCCTGCTTTAGGAGGAAATCCTGCGTATAAAGCGTTGGAAATAATAAAAAAGTATGAAAAACATGAGAGAGGATTGTATGCCGCTCCAATTGGCATTATGGATGAAAATGGGGATGGAATTTTTGTGGCGGGAATACGCTCGGCACTCATTTGTAAAAATATGGTTTTTGCCTACACAGGTGGTGGTATAGTAGATAAATCAGAGTGTGAAGCTGAATATATCGAGACAAATAATAAATTAAAAACGATCATTGAAAGTTTATAA
- the trpA gene encoding tryptophan synthase subunit alpha: protein MSAQGLITDCLEKLRSKGRKGLIAYITAGDLNLAATVEIARQMFANGADVIELGIPFSDPLADGPVIQQASCRALAAGVDLSGILHAVENIRRDCPQPIILMGYYNPLYQYGIRQFAGDAAAAGVNGLIVPDLPFEESAPLREAALEAGLDLIPLVAPTTTDGRLHKITKAATGFIYCVSVAGVTGARAEIKTDLAAFTARVRCHTNLPLAVGFGIAGPEQAARAAVHCDAVVIGSAIVKAIAESGMVSPAVCAAGLVERLRFALDTI, encoded by the coding sequence GTGAGTGCGCAAGGTCTAATTACGGACTGCCTTGAAAAGCTCCGGTCTAAGGGGAGAAAAGGATTAATCGCCTATATCACCGCGGGCGACCTAAACCTAGCAGCTACAGTTGAGATAGCACGGCAAATGTTTGCGAATGGTGCCGATGTTATTGAGCTCGGGATACCTTTCTCCGATCCCCTGGCTGATGGCCCGGTCATCCAGCAGGCTTCCTGCCGGGCCCTGGCTGCAGGTGTAGACTTAAGCGGCATCCTGCATGCTGTAGAGAATATAAGGAGGGATTGCCCCCAACCAATCATCCTGATGGGGTACTACAACCCTCTCTACCAGTACGGGATCCGGCAGTTTGCCGGGGATGCCGCTGCGGCAGGAGTCAACGGGTTAATCGTACCCGACCTGCCTTTTGAGGAATCAGCTCCACTGCGGGAAGCTGCCCTGGAGGCCGGCCTGGACCTGATTCCCCTGGTGGCGCCTACCACCACCGACGGCCGTTTGCATAAAATCACAAAAGCTGCGACAGGTTTTATCTACTGTGTTTCAGTAGCAGGTGTTACCGGCGCCAGAGCAGAAATAAAAACCGACCTGGCCGCCTTTACTGCAAGGGTCAGGTGTCATACCAACCTGCCTCTGGCCGTAGGTTTCGGGATCGCCGGCCCGGAACAGGCGGCCAGAGCGGCGGTTCACTGCGATGCTGTGGTTATTGGAAGCGCTATTGTGAAGGCTATTGCGGAGAGCGGAATGGTATCACCTGCTGTATGTGCTGCCGGCCTGGTTGAGAGGCTCAGGTTCGCATTGGATACGATTTAA
- a CDS encoding RNA-guided endonuclease InsQ/TnpB family protein → MQERYLDARTNANRAKQAGHGHVRYPWRQKKNYPTRWKKDGFTIQPNGKIELSMGIHNGKREKPIIVHVHRIPPRKVKEIELVWDRKLTLAISYDDGTQPRENLNRGIAAIDMGEIHGIAAVADTGEALVVTSRKLRSVKRLRNKKFKEIYQKRSRCKKGSRKWKKYTCAIARIGSKTDNQQRDILHKMSHKFVAWANDQGVKTAVVGNVEGVQRNTSRRNKKNLKQKRHSRGLNQKMSQWPFGLLLAYLTYKLAALGIDLIKIDESYTTQTCPVCGRKKKPSGRTYQCHCGYICHRDVHGARNIYAKHKYGEIRTLDWSVENIKYLRPAS, encoded by the coding sequence GTGCAGGAACGCTACCTGGATGCCAGGACCAACGCCAACAGAGCCAAACAAGCAGGGCATGGACATGTCCGCTACCCATGGCGGCAGAAAAAGAATTACCCGACCAGGTGGAAAAAAGACGGTTTCACCATCCAGCCTAACGGCAAGATCGAGCTATCCATGGGCATCCACAACGGTAAACGGGAGAAACCTATCATTGTTCACGTCCACCGCATCCCTCCACGAAAAGTCAAAGAGATTGAACTTGTCTGGGACCGCAAGCTGACACTGGCGATAAGCTACGATGATGGTACCCAGCCCCGGGAAAACCTCAATCGAGGCATCGCCGCCATCGATATGGGCGAAATTCATGGGATTGCCGCTGTAGCCGACACGGGTGAGGCGTTGGTTGTCACATCCCGGAAACTGCGCAGTGTCAAACGGCTGCGCAACAAGAAATTCAAGGAAATATACCAAAAGCGCAGCCGGTGCAAAAAAGGCAGCCGGAAGTGGAAGAAATACACCTGTGCCATTGCTCGCATAGGCAGCAAGACGGACAACCAGCAGCGGGACATTTTGCACAAGATGAGCCACAAGTTTGTCGCCTGGGCCAACGACCAGGGGGTCAAAACGGCCGTAGTCGGCAACGTAGAGGGCGTGCAAAGGAACACGTCCAGGCGCAATAAGAAAAACCTTAAGCAGAAACGTCATTCCCGCGGATTAAACCAAAAGATGAGCCAATGGCCATTCGGGTTGTTGCTGGCTTATCTTACATACAAGCTGGCTGCTCTTGGTATCGACCTGATCAAGATTGATGAGAGTTATACTACGCAGACATGCCCTGTCTGTGGTCGGAAGAAAAAGCCTTCCGGCAGGACGTATCAGTGTCATTGCGGGTACATATGCCATCGGGATGTGCATGGCGCAAGGAATATCTACGCCAAGCACAAATATGGCGAGATTCGAACACTGGATTGGAGTGTCGAAAACATCAAGTATCTACGGCCTGCTTCGTGA
- the menD gene encoding 2-succinyl-5-enolpyruvyl-6-hydroxy-3-cyclohexene-1-carboxylic-acid synthase, translating to MTNYIAALVDELYKLGVREVVISPGSRSTPLSILFCEHQFKIFLNIDERSAGFFALGIAKEHERPVVLVCTSGSAVAHYLPAIVEAKYSRVPLIVLTADRPHELRHVGAPQVIDQNKIFNDYTKCYEELALPEETESMYRYVRVVMRKAYASAMSKEYGVAHINVPLREPLIPDLSKLDFTAGQTKDKFELIQKEGTISFNDLVFQNKNGIIICGGDAYADYHNDVLELGERLKAPVLADPISNFRNYSNAIIIDSYDAFLKSYLINKELKPEFIIHFGQAPVSKRLHRFLSMHQDVLYCQVDQTFQYRNPSLSTDKFIISSPGLFARSIQIKNRNTEYLSKWQNYQKQMRKQIRYARDESGIFEGKLIQMLQAILPEESRLVVANSMAIRDVDYFFEACDQNIKILGNRGANGIDGVVSTALGISISNKPTVLLTGDLSFYHDLNGLLIGITHKLNLVIVLLNNDGGGIFKYLPQSNEKHFDYLFLTPHEMNFAGLKTLYGVTYFKPQSYDEFEHDLKEALTLKGIKLIEVKIDLDLSKALHDKYTMLQEW from the coding sequence ATGACGAACTATATTGCGGCGTTGGTAGATGAATTATATAAATTGGGTGTGCGTGAAGTTGTAATTAGTCCTGGTTCACGATCGACTCCATTATCCATATTGTTTTGTGAGCACCAATTTAAAATATTTTTAAATATCGATGAACGTTCCGCGGGTTTTTTCGCACTGGGTATTGCTAAAGAACATGAAAGACCTGTTGTGTTAGTTTGTACTTCAGGTTCTGCTGTAGCGCATTATTTGCCTGCTATTGTTGAAGCAAAGTATTCAAGAGTCCCTTTAATTGTTTTAACTGCTGATCGGCCTCATGAATTACGCCATGTCGGTGCGCCTCAGGTAATTGATCAGAATAAGATCTTTAACGATTATACAAAATGCTATGAAGAATTAGCTCTGCCTGAAGAAACAGAAAGCATGTACCGGTATGTCCGTGTGGTGATGCGAAAGGCATATGCTAGTGCTATGTCAAAAGAATATGGCGTGGCTCATATCAATGTACCGCTGCGTGAACCTTTAATCCCGGATTTAAGTAAGCTGGATTTTACCGCAGGCCAGACAAAAGATAAGTTTGAATTGATACAAAAAGAAGGGACTATTTCTTTTAATGATTTGGTTTTCCAAAATAAGAACGGGATCATCATTTGTGGCGGAGACGCTTACGCAGATTATCACAATGATGTGTTGGAATTAGGAGAACGGTTAAAAGCGCCGGTATTGGCTGATCCTATTTCAAATTTTCGAAATTATTCAAATGCTATTATCATTGATAGTTATGATGCCTTTTTAAAAAGTTATTTAATTAATAAAGAACTAAAGCCTGAATTCATCATTCATTTCGGGCAAGCTCCGGTATCCAAGCGTTTGCACCGATTTTTGTCTATGCACCAGGATGTATTATATTGTCAAGTGGATCAAACATTTCAATATCGAAATCCATCTCTTTCTACGGATAAATTCATTATCTCATCGCCAGGATTGTTTGCCAGGTCGATTCAAATTAAAAATAGAAACACGGAATATTTATCCAAGTGGCAAAACTATCAAAAACAAATGCGTAAACAGATAAGATATGCCAGAGATGAAAGCGGCATCTTCGAAGGTAAATTGATTCAAATGCTGCAGGCTATACTGCCGGAGGAAAGCAGGTTAGTTGTTGCCAATAGCATGGCAATTCGTGACGTAGATTACTTCTTTGAAGCTTGCGATCAAAATATTAAAATATTAGGCAACAGAGGAGCAAATGGAATCGATGGCGTTGTTTCAACTGCCTTGGGTATATCTATATCTAATAAACCAACGGTTCTGTTAACAGGTGATTTATCGTTCTACCATGATTTGAATGGATTATTAATTGGCATAACACATAAATTGAATTTAGTGATTGTTTTGTTGAATAATGATGGCGGAGGAATTTTTAAATATTTGCCGCAAAGTAACGAGAAGCATTTTGATTATTTATTCCTAACTCCTCATGAAATGAATTTTGCTGGGCTAAAAACCTTATACGGTGTAACCTATTTTAAACCACAGAGTTATGATGAGTTTGAACATGACTTAAAGGAAGCACTAACTTTAAAAGGAATTAAGCTAATCGAGGTAAAAATTGATTTAGATTTAAGTAAAGCATTACATGATAAATATACAATGTTACAGGAGTGGTGA
- the aroF gene encoding 3-deoxy-7-phosphoheptulonate synthase → MIVVMRHKATDDEIEAVVLRLEKIGFQIHLSRGVERTIIGAIGDKISLGDVSLEAMPSVERVVPILQPYKLASRTFQEEDTVIRVGGLEIGGDTIHMIAGPCAVESREQLMEAASIARSCGVTMLRGGAFKPRTSPYSFQGLEEEGLRLLAEAREATGLLIVTEVMDAKTLPLVAEYADILQIGARNMQNFFLLREVAKVDKPVVLKRGPSATIEEWLMAAEYIMVGGNYNVILCERGIRSFESYTRNTLDLTAVPVVKHLSHLPVIVDPSHAIGKWRYIPAMSMAAIAAGADGLMIEMHPNPAEALCDGQQSLTPNNFINVMSDLKKIAGVMGRKMP, encoded by the coding sequence ATGATTGTGGTCATGAGACATAAAGCTACGGATGATGAGATAGAAGCCGTTGTGCTCCGTCTGGAAAAGATTGGCTTCCAGATTCACCTTTCCCGTGGAGTTGAGCGTACCATCATCGGCGCTATTGGGGATAAAATAAGCCTGGGTGACGTTAGCCTGGAAGCGATGCCTTCTGTTGAGAGGGTTGTCCCTATTCTTCAACCCTACAAGCTTGCCAGCCGGACCTTTCAGGAGGAAGATACCGTAATCAGGGTCGGCGGCCTGGAAATCGGAGGGGACACCATTCATATGATAGCCGGTCCCTGTGCTGTGGAAAGCAGGGAACAGCTCATGGAGGCGGCAAGCATCGCACGCAGTTGCGGCGTCACAATGTTGCGGGGTGGGGCTTTCAAGCCCAGGACTTCCCCGTATTCCTTTCAGGGTTTGGAGGAAGAGGGCTTAAGGTTATTGGCCGAGGCCAGGGAGGCCACCGGCCTCCTGATCGTAACCGAGGTCATGGACGCCAAGACGCTCCCTTTGGTCGCTGAATATGCCGATATATTACAGATAGGCGCCCGCAATATGCAGAATTTTTTCCTGCTGCGGGAAGTAGCCAAGGTAGATAAACCCGTAGTGCTGAAGAGGGGGCCCTCCGCTACCATCGAAGAATGGTTGATGGCGGCTGAGTATATCATGGTCGGCGGCAACTACAACGTGATTTTATGCGAGCGCGGTATCCGCAGCTTTGAGAGTTATACCAGGAATACGCTTGACCTCACCGCTGTCCCGGTGGTCAAGCACCTTTCCCATCTCCCGGTAATAGTTGATCCCAGTCATGCTATCGGCAAATGGCGCTATATCCCTGCCATGTCTATGGCTGCAATAGCCGCGGGCGCCGATGGGCTGATGATAGAAATGCACCCCAACCCGGCCGAAGCTCTATGTGACGGGCAGCAGTCACTGACCCCCAATAATTTTATTAACGTAATGTCCGACTTGAAGAAAATCGCCGGGGTCATGGGAAGGAAAATGCCTTGA